Proteins from a genomic interval of Quercus robur chromosome 9, dhQueRobu3.1, whole genome shotgun sequence:
- the LOC126698546 gene encoding hyoscyamine 6-dioxygenase-like has protein sequence MEHLVSSWYNDRSLPESYILPPEDRPGMLSLGKNIPVVDLGAHDQTDILQQILETSQEFGMFQVINHEVPSNVIDEAMSVFKEFHALSAEDKAIETSKDPNKSCYVYTSTHNYATEKFHFWRDGLFHHCNPLEKYIQFWPEKPPKYREVVAIYTVELRKVGFRILEFIAQGLGLNPDHFSSELGENQTLLVNHYPPCPDPSLTLGLGKHRDPVVINILLQSDVYGLEVFKDEEWIGVEPIPYAFVVTLGALMQIISNGKLKGAEHRVVTNSNLVRTTASFALNPFYETLIEPAKALVDASNPALYKSFSYKDFIIKYRAAASYGTAFEEFLSSTPD, from the exons ATGGAGCACCTTGTTTCAAGCTGGTACAACGATCGATCCTTGCCAGAATCGTATATACTCCCACCAGAAGATAGACCAGGGATGCTCTCCCTAGGCAAAAATATTCCAGTGGTTGATCTTGGGGCTCATGATCAAACCGATATACTTCAACAAATTTTGGAAACTAGCCAAGAGTTTGGAATGTTTCAG GTGATCAACCATGAAGTCCCTAGCAACGTAATAGATGAAGCCATGAGTGTTTTTAAGGAGTTTCATGCGTTATCTGCCGAGGACAAGGCAATTGAAACTTCAAAGGACCCCAATAAGAGCTGCTACGTGTATACAAGCACTCATAATTATGCAACTGAAAAGTTTCACTTCTGGAGGGATGGATTGTTTCACCATTGTAATCCTCTAGAGAAATACATCCAATTTTGGCCTGAAAAACCACCTAAATATCG AGAAGTTGTTGCTATATATACAGTTGAATTAAGGAAGGTGGGCTTTAGGATTTTGGAGTTCATTGCTCAAGGCTTGGGACTCAACCCCGATCATTTTAGCAGTGAACTCGGTGAAAATCAAACACTGCTGGTCAATCACTATCCACCATGCCCAGACCCAAGTTTAACCTTGGGTTTGGGCAAACATAGAGACCCTGTTGTCATTAATATTCTTCTTCAAAGTGATGTATATGGGCTTGAAGTGTTCAAGGATGAGGAATGGATTGGTGTTGAACCTATTCCTTACGCTTTTGTGGTTACCTTAGGTGCTCTGATGCAG ATTATTAGCAATGGGAAGTTGAAAGGTGCTGAACATCGAGTGGTGACAAATTCGAATTTAGTTCGGACAACTGCTTCCTTCGCTCTCAATCCCTTTTATGAAACACTTATAGAACCAGCAAAAGCTTTGGTTGATGCAAGCAATCCTGCACTCTATAAGTCCTTCTCATACAAAGACTTTATTATCAAATACAGAGCCGCTGCCTCCTACGGTACAGCATTTGAGGAGTTTTTAAGTAGTACTCCTGATTAG